A single region of the Methanobacteriaceae archaeon genome encodes:
- a CDS encoding sensor histidine kinase, producing MFLRKYENPMQIIALTSAITGFGGFLYYLGSGDDMYARIIHYLCYHILISLMFVMLPTKNGIFKSFTQKSTASRQAYNVMKHAIIAIALIYSLIKLLRPEIVRYIGNISLVTTTSSLVIVIVIFVYYSRKWVKQDLERKILREESIELQETLKKIESISKIVIVNGDVNNIKWTEELNYILETQLSGNLNGYDVIRSFVTPKDQKKIMNKYKKVSANCKPGDTINLDTIVEIVTGKGNTKYIRFYSSNYIETDFENRKINGFLQDITKDIEIKQDLEDSIVNQIILLKEVHHRVKNNLQIILSLINLELKFNHEDYENILKKTRNRILSMASIHEQVYNSSDITHVNSDEYLKLTLENLFNLYSSNIKLHLDIISHELHMDKAIPLGLIINELGLNSIKYAFDDDEKGNFYVKYREENNLCKLTIWDDGRGLPKDFDVEKSRSLGFTIIRNLTKQIDGELEILDLPEGFGVKINFRNDL from the coding sequence ATGTTTTTAAGAAAATATGAAAATCCTATGCAAATTATTGCTCTAACTTCCGCAATTACAGGATTTGGAGGATTTCTTTACTATTTAGGATCTGGAGATGATATGTATGCGAGAATAATACATTACTTATGTTATCATATTTTGATTTCATTGATGTTTGTTATGCTCCCAACCAAAAATGGAATATTCAAAAGTTTTACCCAAAAATCAACTGCAAGTCGTCAGGCATATAATGTAATGAAACATGCAATTATCGCAATTGCTCTTATTTACTCTCTTATTAAACTTTTAAGACCTGAAATCGTTCGTTATATAGGAAATATTTCCCTTGTAACAACAACATCTTCGTTAGTTATTGTAATAGTAATTTTTGTTTATTATTCTAGAAAATGGGTTAAACAAGATTTGGAACGTAAAATTTTACGTGAAGAATCAATTGAACTTCAAGAAACTCTTAAAAAAATTGAATCAATATCAAAAATTGTAATTGTAAACGGGGATGTTAATAACATTAAATGGACAGAAGAGCTTAATTATATTCTAGAAACACAGTTATCAGGTAACTTGAATGGATACGACGTTATTAGAAGTTTTGTTACACCAAAAGATCAAAAGAAAATCATGAATAAATATAAAAAAGTATCTGCAAATTGTAAACCTGGAGATACAATAAATCTTGATACAATTGTAGAAATCGTAACTGGAAAAGGAAACACCAAATATATCAGATTCTATTCCAGTAATTATATTGAAACTGATTTCGAAAACAGAAAAATTAATGGATTTTTACAGGATATTACTAAAGATATTGAAATTAAACAAGATTTAGAAGATTCTATTGTTAATCAGATAATTTTACTTAAAGAGGTTCACCACAGAGTTAAAAATAACTTGCAAATCATTTTAAGTTTAATTAATCTTGAATTAAAATTCAACCATGAGGACTATGAAAACATCTTAAAGAAAACTAGAAACAGAATTCTTTCAATGGCTTCAATTCACGAGCAGGTTTATAATTCTTCAGATATTACTCACGTTAACTCTGATGAATATCTTAAATTGACCTTGGAAAACTTATTTAACTTATATTCCTCTAACATCAAATTGCATCTTGATATCATATCTCATGAATTACATATGGATAAAGCAATTCCTCTTGGTTTAATAATAAATGAATTAGGTTTAAACTCAATAAAATATGCATTTGATGATGATGAAAAAGGTAATTTCTATGTTAAATATAGAGAAGAAAACAATTTATGCAAATTAACCATTTGGGATGATGGTAGAGGACTTCCTAAAGACTTTGATGTGGAAAAATCAAGAAGTTTAGGATTTACCATCATTAGAAATTTAACAAAACAAATTGATGGTGAATTAGAAATTTTAGATTTACCTGAAGGTTTTGGAGTTAAAATTAATTTTAGAAACGATTTATAA